One region of Oreochromis aureus strain Israel breed Guangdong linkage group 19, ZZ_aureus, whole genome shotgun sequence genomic DNA includes:
- the LOC116322371 gene encoding cytosolic 5'-nucleotidase 1A-like, producing MSEGKTSTPDTEIPVTIAMSSRLLFKQEQQDRGPAFNFVKALKAVNAELRSHYPESEELFKVILIDDNPSSGILKHKIHEHGLKDLITVLSVTEDQLVSELKTNNTHLYLSDKPGLKVQEAVNEGIAAATMSTPKTDMPVSEDQLHVVFDGDAVLFSNESELVFQSDGLQGYLKNEKQKVKIPMNEGPFKGFLEVLIKLQKKLHSKGLCKKCPIRTYLVTSRGAGCDGYRALNTLHTWGLELDESVLLGGGKKGPTLQRIRPHIFFDDQKSHINAALEVGSVACLVPSPKNNK from the exons ATGAGTGAGGGCAAAACTTCTACA CCTGATACAGAGATCCCTGTCACCATTGCCATGTCTTCAAGACTCCTCTTCAAGCAGGAACAGCAGGACCGTGGCCCTGCCTTCAATTTTGTCAAG GCTCTGAAGGCAGTCAATGCTGAACTTAGAAGCCATTACCCCGAGAGTGAGGAGCTCTTTAAAGTCATACTCATTGATGACAACCCATCATCAGGCATTCTCAAGCATAAGATCCATGAACATG GGCTGAAAGATCTCATCACTGTTTTATCTGTGACTGAAGATCAACTTGTGAGtgagctaaaaacaaacaacacccACCTGTACCTGTCTGATAAACCAGGGTTGAAGGTTCAGGAAGCAGTGAATGAAG GTATAGCAGCTGCTACCATGTCCACCCCAAAGACGGATATGCCAGTGTCTGAGGATCAGCTGCATGTTGTCTTTGATGGCGACGCTGTCCTCTTCTCTAATGAGTCAGAGCTCGTGTTCCAGAGTGATGGACTACAAGGATACTTGAAGAATGAGAAGCAAAAGGTCAAAATTCCAATGAATGAG GGACCATTTAAAGGATTCTTGGAGGTTTTAataaaactgcagaaaaagTTGCATAGCAAAGGCCTGTGCAAGAAGTGTCCCATTCGTACCTACCTGGTGACATCTCGAGGGGCAGGCTGTGACGGTTACAGAGCTTTAAACACTCTGCACACCTGGGGTCTGGAGCTTGATGAATCTGTACTTCTGGGAGGGGGTAAGAAAGGTCCCACACTGCAGAGGATCAGGCCTCACATCTTCTTTGATGACCAGAAGAGTCATATTAATGCTGCATTAGAGGTCGGCTCAGTGGCATGTCTGGTGCCCTCaccaaaaaacaataaatag